The genomic DNA ATGGGTTGCTTTTACTGTGTAGTTTCGatatctcttttttttatttatcacaaGCAGAGTCTGCATGTAATCCATCAAACACATCGTGAAACCTTATGTTTGAATGAGGCTCGCAGAGTATCGGCGCTTGTGTTGTCTGGctcttttcttgtgttttcttttctaCTGCATCACTGTAGCGGAGATAATAGCTATTCTACGGTGCTCTACAGCCGTGTGACTGTATTTCTGCCTTCCTTCAATATTTCTTGGCGGAATCCAAAACACTCAAATTTGGTCGCTAAGGTCTAAAAAAACACTGACATCTGCTGACACTGGCTGCTGACATCATCCGTTCGGTAATTTGCAATCCAAAAACCAAAATTGTGGCAATATTACACACACCTAGTAGGTAAGAGCACTAGATTCTCACTACAGTGAGCATTTATGATGTCGTAAAGGTCTCCTGTATCAATGTGAAACGAGAAAATATTAGTATTAATGTCACCTTGCACAATACAATCACTTACATAACTAGCAAGCTCTAGAATGTTGTCCCGGAATTCGGATACAGATCCAGAAGCTGGAAGATATACATCGCGGCGAGAACGATATTGATCGATTTGACCGTTGCGTTTTCAACGCGAGGTGCACTGAATGTAACTCGTCCAGTGAAGCGTACTACAAACGGGAGGCAAGAATAAAGTTCCACACAGCCACCTCACCTTTCTTCCCGGTGGACTGATAAGCATGCTTAAGCAGACGTAACGTTTACATTGCAGGTGGTATTGAACCATGTTTCTAGAAAGCAATCACATCAAAATGAAAGTGCTGGCTAGACAAAATTTCTACCATTTCATCCCACCCGTTTTCCAACCTTCAAATATTCACATGAAATAACGAGAGCTCATTATCTAGCAcgtaaaaacgaaagaaaggtgGGAAGACTACAGTAGCAGGTAAAATTACTTAGCCTGGCTATAGTGGTGTTATAACTAGATGTTTTAACTGCTACACAGTTTTCATGGGGTCATCTTCAGCTGCGATGTGAACTTCTGGAGAGTCGGATACTCCCCAGACAAAATGCTTGTCATTTCTTAACAACGTTAAAGTAAACCATGTTTATTTTGCGCTGTCTGTAAGATATAGTATTTTTCATTGCTTTAGTCCGAGTCATCCAGTACAGTTTACGGCTAGCTGTCACGTTTTCCTGAATGAACCCATTTATTTGCTTCTCGTGAAGAGCAACTTTCTTAACTAGCCATCTATCCGCTGTGCAACCTGAGCTGGAGCAGAtcatagcccacgatctgaaGCAGTGGCCATAGACGTCTCTGATTGCCATAGTTGCCAGGTGAATTGTCCGGAAGGCGTCGAAGGCGGTTGGTAAGCGCCATTTGGTTGGACGACCGAGGTCCAACAGGCACCAGGGTTGCCTGGCGCAGCAAGGGTTGCTAAACGGGAAGGTGCTGGTCAGTGCAAGGGTACGCACATTCCGGGAGCAGGCACATCTGCGCCTGCACAGTTAGCAGAGTGGTGAACATCCCCCAGCCGGCAATTTAATGCCCCCTCGCATCTTTTTCTCCAGTCTTGTTACTCTACATAGCCTAGCGAAATCCACTTTCTTCATCACATTATCCTGTTtatgaattattttttttccagccAACACCCACAAACGAGAAAGAGCACGCGGATGCCGTACCAGCAGTCGGGACCCCGTCAGCGGAAGAGAAAAAGGGACACGACTCGCCAGCCAGTGACGCCGAGACCGGACCGAGAAACGAGTCTGGTTGCGCAACGATCGGCGACGTCTCCGTGGATTCGTTCTCCCTGTACGTCATCTGGCAGCTGCGCCAGATGAACCAGTACCAGAGAGACTTGGCGATTCTGCGCATACGGCAGCAGCTGTTCGACGCGAAGTACGCAGTCGAGCCAAGCATCCCTGCCGTCGGGGCGGCGACTCTTCTTGGCGGCGCGTGGACATCTCGTCACAGTCAACCGGCCTCTACGACGCGCGACTCGCGGGCGGCCTGTGTGTGCTCTGCGGCTCCCGTTGCCCATTCGTGTTGGGGGTGTTGAAATCAGGGGCACCAAACAGACCGGTGTGGGTGCAAGACCAGCGAGCGCGTAACCTAGGATACCTTAAACCTCTTGTGAAAGTGTGAAAAATGTCATCCGTAAAGAGAGGCAACCACACATTTTACTAGTGCAGCTGATATGTTATGAATAAACAACCATTATTTGAGTATTAATTTTAGCAGTAATTTCCCACTCTGCAGAGCTGTAAACCAGATTTCCTTCCGGTTAACTGCTCTGACTTTACGTTGTCTCTCTTTCTATCCTGTTGCATTGTGTCATTGCAAGGACGACTGAGATCTCTCCCCATTGTTTTGGCAGCTCATTAGTAGTACGGCGGACGTTAGTGAACGTGTAAAATGAGGGATTCACAAATTAAGGAACTAACGTGTGGTAACTATATTTTAAATATTTGTGTTGGAGAACGTACTCAAATTGCTCAACCGAAGCTGGTTACTGTTGAAATTGTTTACCCTCAGTACCGTAATTCTAACAGCAGTTGAGTTGTGTATCTCCATTATCTTTTGAAGAAATGTATTCAAGTTCTAGGGTAATATTTTTTAGCTTCGCGCAGTGAGATGAAGAGTTAAGTGTAACATCAACACTTTATTCATGacaatataaaataaatatgTCGCAGCTGCTGCGAGCCCCATACTTGCTGCTAGTAATATATATGGGTCATCGGGTGAGATGTGCTCTCGTCTTCTTACGCGCACGTGACAcaatgcttgttcatttagttagtgagcgaatcTTTACACGTTTATACTATCGacgaaactactatccttacttcatatacatatctactaatttgctatagcaatcgatgcttcgcctttcaggcgatactgcgacttttttttttatgcgagagcaggaaactgcccattgagcgaaaaagccagcCACTATAGCAGCAAAACACCGCCTAAATTACCATTGGCTGTGACGTCaggtcacgtgcgcgcctcggcGCAACAGAGTGGAcgaaagggtacacctgctgcCGCACCAGGTGTTGCATGAGGGCAAAGGacatcgccgcgacgccgcgtcaccctcgctctcagaagcgtgtgttatccgcgcgttccttgcccCCGCAAGCTCTCACTTGCGTTCCAACATCGCCTCGGTAATGAGAATAACGAAATAAATTGATGTATAAAAACAGATTAAATTCGGAATGAAACACGTTGGCAGAACTGAGTACAGGATACATATTGTGCACGTACTGCTGGGCGAGCTGGTTATACATGACTActacgaaggcgccaaataaaacgatGGACGAAGGAAGACGACACGGCACGACCACGTAGGCGCCTgcgtggttgtcccgtgtcgtcttccttcgtccgtcgttttatttggcgccttcgtccTAATCATGATACATGTACCAACAGTTACGCTGGGGCTGCATAAATTTTATAGCTGTCAACTCAATAGCACTGAACGAAGCAGTGAGCTAGTGTTTTGCGCGAATACAGAAATCAGTAGCCCGCAGGTATGTGTAGGGCTGGGCGAATATTTGACGCTTTGTAATTACGCATGAAATATTGTTCTATTTGAACCAGTTTTCTAAATGAATGGTAACTATTCGTGAATTTTTGAATAGCTTGCAGATGTTTCAAATTGCCAACTGTGCACGatcaagcaaaaaaaatgagaaaatgcGTTACAAAGTTCATCCCCGCGGCCACAGCAAATGTCAAACACGAGAATTTGCGCAGTTGAGAATGCCACGGCAGTCTGAGTGCTATTTTTCAAGCTGAACTAACATCAGGCGAGCTCGCTACAAATTTAGAATAAGAGAATAAACTGCTTagttgctcctaatgctccatttgcgTTTTTAAGAGAGATCACTCAACAAAGTGCAATAACGAAGGAAAAGTTTataatactaggatgtgaacagtTGATTATTCATAAACATTTAAAAAGTATTTATTATTCGATTCGTTTCTGCCAATATTCAATTCGTATACGCTTCGGCctgaaaaattactgtttgcACACCTCTAATTATATATGCAGAAGAGCGGCGCAGAATTGTTTACTTGACATCATCAAGTACGCCAGAACTCGAGAATAAAGTAGCGAAGAGAGTAGAAGAAAGCATACTAAAACAGGTAGAAGCTAGAATAATGAAGCGGGTAGACGAACGGCTGCAAGCACATGAAGCGGAGATTCTCGTCCTTGTTGAACGACGCCTTCAAGTTTTCGAGGAAACCCTCACTACAAAACTTTTCGCATCAGCAGACAGA from Dermacentor albipictus isolate Rhodes 1998 colony chromosome 7, USDA_Dalb.pri_finalv2, whole genome shotgun sequence includes the following:
- the LOC135907303 gene encoding uncharacterized protein isoform X2 — encoded protein: MDKYFTDRHNQRWTSDKEARLIGLYEENRLLWDSRHPDYRDKDKRERAMSAIAEGLQDEFDVLNVKNKIKWLRDYFVKELKRELGLTVKTTSHQGTPSQGYVSRWEHFNKWAFLRSIFSADLCSPSTTNAPDSPTPTNEKEHADAVPAVGTPSAEEKKGHDSPASDAETGPRNESGCATIGDVSVDSFSLYVIWQLRQMNQYQRDLAILRIRQQLFDAKYAVEPSIPAVGAATLLGGAWTSRHSQPASTTRDSRAACVCSAAPVAHSCWGC